Genomic window (Streptomyces liliiviolaceus):
GCTGGTCCCGATGGTCTTGAGGAACTTCTCCAGGCCCTCGTCGCTGGTGAGGAACTGGACGTAGAGACGGCTGGTCTTCCAGTTGTTCGTCTCGTAGTACGCGACCTCGGCCGAGTAGCCCGGGATGGGCACCTGGTACAGGCGGCGCTGGACCCGGGAGGGCCAGCCCGGGGTGAGCCCGGTCGCCGAGTACTTCGCCTCCTTGTCCTTGCCGCTGTCACGGCTCTGGTTGGCGGAGATCACCAGATAGCCGGCCGGGACACCGATGAGCAGCACGATGATCAGCAGGGTCAGGGCGCGGCGGCGGATCCGGTGGCCCGGCTGCTCGGGCGGGCGCGGCGGCTCGTCCGGAGGTGAGGCCTGGCGCGGCAGCGAGGCCGTCATCACAGCGTCTCCTGCGCCTCGCGGCGCGACTCGGCGTACCGCTCGTAGCGCTCGTACCGTTCGACGCGGCGGCGGTTGGCGCGCCGGAAGCGGCGGGCCACCAGGCGGGCCAGGTCCGCGGCGCCGACCATGCCGGCCTCGGGGCCGAGCTGGGCGCGGGCGATCCGGGCCTCGGGGCGGTAGCCGCGGCCGGTCAGATGGCGGCGGAAAGCGTCGCGCGCGGGGCCGATCAGCAGGTCGTCGGCCGCGCTGACGCCGCCGCCGATCACGAAGCAGGAGGGGTCGAGGGCGGCCGCGAGGTTCGCGATGCCGACGCCCAGCCACTGGCCGATGTCCTGGAGCAGTTCGATGCACATCGCGTCGCCCTCGCGGGCCAGCTCGGTGATCATCGGGCCGGTGATCTCGGCGATGTTGCCCTTGACGTGCTCGATGATGCCGTAGGCCACCGGAGAGTCGGCGGCGGCGAGTTCGCGGGCCTCGCGGACCAGGGCGTTGCCGGAACTGTACTGCTCCCAGCAGCCGCGGTTGCCGCACGGGCAGCGGTGGCCGCCGGGGACGACCTGCATATGGCCGAACTCG
Coding sequences:
- a CDS encoding sugar kinase; protein product: MTASLPRQASPPDEPPRPPEQPGHRIRRRALTLLIIVLLIGVPAGYLVISANQSRDSGKDKEAKYSATGLTPGWPSRVQRRLYQVPIPGYSAEVAYYETNNWKTSRLYVQFLTSDEGLEKFLKTIGTSLDALEKDDIVISARDRRVVGWEFTGPGPWSGLNHARKNPTPSHHIVVDWAKPGHPMVYVVSRTTP